A single Sander lucioperca isolate FBNREF2018 chromosome 24, SLUC_FBN_1.2, whole genome shotgun sequence DNA region contains:
- the LOC116057789 gene encoding uncharacterized protein LOC116057789, with translation MQQWQRQKKTSPKCRLKVTFFAEAGIDTGALTKEFLTEMLVEIEKRLFVEGPDKKGKNPVYCLNSLDCNYFRTAGEVIAASLAQGGPCPNFMREWCFRYLCSGDSDSIQVSASDVTDLELSQLIVKLNSASDDNISDLIGDIVTCGYTGIVSVDKRDSMIRAVILHSTMRLIPMLDQLRKGLQLYELPKIMNTHQDLCKPLFVAGEDDKVHSCLNHSLARPDFVVNFTEVPVHLGAYSTMGGCRWGSI, from the exons ATGCAACAGTGGCAACGGCAGAAGAAGACCTCACCCAAATGTCGACTTAAGGTCACATTCTTTGCCGAGGCAGGCATTGATACTGGTGCCCTTACCAAAGAATTCCTCACAG AAATGTTGgtagaaatagaaaaaagaCTCTTTGTTGAAGGTCCAGATAAGAAAGGGAAGAATCCTGTTTACTGTCTTAACAGTTTGGACTGTAACTACTTCAG GACTGCAGGAGAAGTCATAGCAGCTAGTCTGGCACAAGGCGGACCTTGCCCTAACTTCATGCGTGAGTGGTGCTTCAGATATCTCTGCTCTGGTGACTCTGACAGCATTCAAGTGTCTGCCAGTGATGTCACAGATTTGGAACTGTCACAGCTAATTGTAAAG CTAAACAGCGCCAGTGATGACAACATCAGCGACCTGATTGGTGACATTGTGACGTGTGGATACACTGGAATCGTGTCTGTGGATAAAAGAGACAGCATGATAAG AGCTGTTATACTTCACTCCACCATGAGACTCATCCCGATGCTCGACCAGCTCAGAAAAGGCCTGCAGCTCTATGAACTACCAAAGATCATGAATACCCATCAAGACCTTTGCAAACCACTGTTTGTTGCAGGGGAAGATGATAAGGTACATTCTTGTCTCAACCACTCTTTGGCCAGACCTGATTTTGTGGTCAACTTCACAGAAGTCCCTGTACATCTTGGGGCTTATAGTACCATGGGAGGTTGCCGTTGGGGAAGTATATGA